Proteins from a genomic interval of Salinarchaeum sp. Harcht-Bsk1:
- a CDS encoding glutathione S-transferase family protein, giving the protein MGRLIDGDWHADVSNLATDDVPFEPDAFDGRIDADGPHPPDPERYHLYVSWACPWAHGTLLTRALLGLDDEIGISVVDPHRQDDGWEFTPEKDGCTPDRIGGNDFLREVYTDADPTYTGRVSVPLLWDEEAGTIVNGESDEIMRMLAAAFGDRAPNDENADVDLYPEARRAEIDEAIEALYGPINRGVYYAGFADSQSDHEAAVETVFDALDHWESVLADQRFLLGDRLTLADLRLFATLVRFDAVYYTHFGVNRKRIVEYQNLWGFTRDVFQTGTVARTVDLDQIKAHYYRSHEELNPSGFVPVGPELDFAAPHDRDRLADRDPLGAAD; this is encoded by the coding sequence ATGGGACGACTCATCGACGGCGACTGGCACGCCGACGTATCGAACCTCGCGACCGACGACGTACCGTTCGAACCCGACGCGTTCGACGGTAGGATCGACGCCGATGGCCCGCATCCACCCGATCCCGAGCGCTACCACCTCTACGTCTCGTGGGCCTGCCCCTGGGCTCACGGCACCCTGCTGACGCGCGCCCTTCTCGGGCTCGACGACGAGATCGGCATCAGCGTCGTCGATCCCCACCGGCAAGACGACGGCTGGGAGTTCACCCCGGAGAAAGACGGCTGCACCCCAGACAGGATCGGCGGGAACGACTTCCTCCGCGAGGTCTACACCGACGCCGATCCGACCTACACCGGCCGCGTCTCCGTGCCACTGCTCTGGGACGAGGAAGCCGGGACGATCGTGAACGGGGAATCCGACGAAATCATGCGCATGCTGGCCGCGGCGTTCGGCGACCGGGCCCCCAACGACGAGAACGCCGACGTCGATCTCTACCCCGAGGCCCGCCGCGCCGAGATCGACGAGGCGATCGAGGCCCTCTACGGACCGATCAACCGCGGCGTCTACTACGCCGGGTTCGCGGACAGCCAGTCCGACCACGAGGCGGCCGTCGAGACCGTGTTCGACGCGCTCGACCACTGGGAATCCGTGCTCGCCGACCAGCGATTCCTGCTCGGTGATCGGCTCACGCTCGCCGACCTCCGACTGTTCGCGACGCTCGTCCGGTTCGACGCGGTCTACTACACCCACTTCGGCGTCAATCGGAAGCGCATCGTCGAGTATCAGAATCTCTGGGGGTTCACCCGAGACGTCTTCCAGACCGGCACCGTCGCACGGACGGTCGACCTCGACCAGATCAAGGCCCACTACTACCGCTCTCACGAGGAGCTCAACCCGTCCGGGTTCGTCCCGGTTGGCCCGGAGCTCGACTTCGCAGCGCCCCACGATCGTGACCGGCTCGCAGATCGCGACCCGCTCGGCGCCGCCGACTGA
- the uvrA gene encoding excinuclease ABC subunit UvrA, whose translation MTEHIEVRGAAENNLADLDVDIPREEFTVVTGLSGSGKSSLAFDTVYAEGQRRYIESLSAYARNFLGQMDKPQVEKVEGLSPAISIDQKNAANNPRSTVGTVTELHDYLRLLYARTGTPHCPECGQPVGEQSASTMVSRLLELEDGTRAKIAAPVVRDQKGAFEDLFEELKADGFGRVEVDGEEHDLTMEIPELDENYDHTIDVIVDRVKLDPADRSRIADSVETALDRADGVLKVILPDAPDGAADSLGSRARSTGDLAGGADHDHTEIEAVDADAEEVDEAATDDRLVVELSEELACTDCGIDLPEIETRSFSFNSPHGACPECEGIGETKEVSEDLVIEDPSKPLKHVFEPWSFNRTYYRRRLQSVAEHFDVPLTTPFEDLPDEVQDAFLYGTYEDVVFEWTTSNGTRHKEQPFEGVIPNLERRYVETDSDGTRDHIEEYMSITTCPECEGTRLKPVSRAVLVDDTSITEVNRMSIGDALAHFEGMEEGMSARDRTIAEEILKEIRARLGFMCEVGLDYLTLDREASTLSGGESQRIRLATQIGSGLVGVLYVLDEPSIGLHQRDNDRLLNTLEELRDLGNTLLVVEHDTETMRRADTVIDLGPGPGKRGGEVVVHGDTEDVKACEESVTGDYLSGRRQIPVPDERRESDGELVVEGARQHNLRDLDVEFPLGNLVAITGVSGSGKSTLMHEVLYKALAREMHGNTEVDPGEHDGVEGYDDVETIRMIDQSPIGRTPRSNPATYTNVFDHIRELFAETELAKRRGYEVGRFSFNVKGGRCEECGGQGTVRIEMNFLSDVHVPCEECGGARYNAETLDVEYKGKTIADVLDMTVEEAYDFFEHDSRIERRLKLLKDVGLTYMKLGQPSTTLSGGEAQRIKLAEELGKKDKGDALYLLDEPTTGLHPEDERKLIEVLHRLADRGNTVVVVEHELDLVKNADHVVDLGPEGGEAGGDVVAAGTPEEVARTEESHTGRYLRDLLPDVELDGPRADREEAAAPAADDD comes from the coding sequence ATGACCGAGCACATCGAGGTGCGGGGCGCGGCGGAGAACAACCTCGCGGACCTCGACGTGGACATCCCCCGCGAGGAGTTCACCGTCGTCACCGGCCTCTCCGGCTCCGGCAAGTCCTCCCTTGCCTTCGACACCGTCTACGCCGAAGGACAGCGACGGTACATCGAATCGCTCTCTGCCTACGCCCGGAACTTCCTCGGGCAGATGGACAAACCGCAGGTCGAGAAGGTCGAGGGACTCTCCCCCGCGATCTCGATCGACCAGAAGAACGCGGCGAACAACCCACGATCGACCGTCGGGACCGTCACGGAACTACACGACTACCTCCGATTGCTCTACGCGCGGACCGGCACGCCCCACTGCCCCGAGTGCGGCCAGCCCGTCGGCGAGCAGTCCGCGAGCACGATGGTCTCCCGGCTGCTGGAGCTGGAGGACGGCACCAGGGCGAAGATCGCGGCCCCGGTCGTCCGCGACCAGAAAGGCGCCTTCGAGGACCTCTTCGAGGAGCTGAAAGCGGACGGGTTCGGCCGCGTGGAGGTCGACGGCGAGGAGCACGACCTGACGATGGAGATCCCGGAGCTCGACGAGAACTACGACCACACGATCGACGTGATCGTGGACCGCGTGAAGCTCGATCCCGCGGACCGCTCGCGGATCGCAGACTCCGTCGAGACGGCGCTCGATCGAGCCGACGGCGTGCTGAAGGTGATCCTCCCGGATGCGCCGGACGGCGCCGCCGACTCCCTGGGGTCCCGCGCTCGCTCGACCGGCGATCTGGCCGGGGGCGCGGATCACGACCACACCGAGATCGAAGCGGTCGATGCAGATGCCGAGGAAGTGGACGAAGCCGCGACCGACGATCGCCTCGTCGTCGAACTCTCCGAGGAACTCGCCTGCACCGACTGCGGCATCGACCTCCCGGAGATCGAGACCCGATCGTTCTCGTTCAACAGCCCGCACGGCGCCTGCCCGGAGTGTGAGGGGATCGGCGAGACGAAGGAGGTCAGCGAGGACCTCGTGATCGAGGACCCCTCGAAGCCGCTCAAGCACGTCTTCGAGCCCTGGAGCTTCAACCGGACGTACTACCGGCGGCGACTCCAGTCCGTCGCGGAGCACTTCGACGTTCCCCTGACGACGCCCTTCGAGGACCTCCCCGACGAGGTACAGGACGCCTTCCTCTATGGCACCTACGAGGACGTCGTCTTCGAGTGGACCACCTCGAACGGCACCCGGCACAAGGAACAGCCCTTCGAAGGGGTCATCCCGAACCTCGAGCGGCGCTACGTCGAGACGGATTCGGACGGCACCCGCGACCACATCGAGGAGTACATGTCGATCACGACGTGCCCGGAGTGTGAGGGGACGCGCCTGAAACCGGTCTCGCGCGCCGTCCTCGTCGACGACACCTCGATCACCGAGGTCAACCGGATGTCGATCGGCGACGCACTCGCACACTTTGAGGGGATGGAGGAAGGCATGAGCGCCCGCGACCGGACGATCGCCGAGGAGATCCTCAAGGAGATCCGGGCCCGGCTCGGCTTCATGTGCGAGGTCGGCCTCGATTATCTCACGCTCGATCGCGAGGCTTCCACGCTCTCCGGCGGGGAGAGCCAGCGGATCCGGCTCGCGACCCAGATCGGCTCCGGCCTCGTCGGCGTGCTCTACGTCCTCGACGAGCCATCGATCGGGCTCCACCAGCGCGACAACGACCGACTGTTGAACACGCTCGAGGAGCTTCGAGACCTCGGGAACACGCTACTCGTCGTCGAGCACGACACCGAGACGATGCGACGCGCGGACACCGTGATCGACCTCGGGCCGGGCCCAGGCAAGCGCGGTGGCGAGGTCGTCGTCCACGGCGACACGGAGGACGTGAAGGCCTGCGAGGAGTCGGTCACTGGCGACTACCTTTCGGGGCGGCGGCAGATCCCCGTTCCCGACGAGCGTCGCGAATCCGACGGGGAACTCGTCGTCGAGGGCGCTCGCCAGCACAACCTCCGGGACCTCGACGTCGAATTCCCGCTGGGGAACCTCGTGGCGATCACCGGCGTCTCCGGGTCCGGCAAGTCGACGCTGATGCACGAGGTGCTCTACAAGGCCCTCGCCCGCGAGATGCACGGCAACACCGAGGTCGACCCCGGCGAGCACGACGGGGTCGAGGGCTACGACGACGTCGAGACGATCCGCATGATCGACCAGAGCCCGATCGGGCGGACGCCCAGGTCGAACCCCGCGACGTACACCAACGTCTTCGATCACATCCGGGAGCTGTTCGCGGAGACGGAGCTCGCCAAGCGCCGGGGCTACGAGGTCGGCCGGTTCTCGTTCAATGTCAAGGGCGGTCGCTGCGAGGAGTGTGGCGGCCAGGGCACCGTCCGCATCGAGATGAACTTCCTCTCGGACGTCCACGTCCCCTGCGAGGAGTGCGGCGGGGCACGCTACAACGCCGAGACGCTCGACGTCGAGTACAAGGGGAAGACGATCGCCGACGTCCTCGACATGACGGTCGAGGAGGCCTACGACTTCTTCGAGCACGACTCCCGGATCGAACGCAGGCTCAAGCTCCTGAAGGACGTCGGGCTCACCTACATGAAGCTCGGGCAGCCCTCGACCACGCTCTCCGGCGGCGAGGCCCAGCGGATCAAGCTCGCCGAGGAGCTCGGGAAGAAAGACAAGGGCGACGCGCTCTACCTCCTCGACGAGCCGACCACCGGGCTCCACCCCGAGGACGAACGCAAGCTGATCGAAGTGCTCCACCGGCTGGCTGATCGGGGCAACACGGTGGTCGTCGTCGAACACGAACTCGACCTCGTCAAGAACGCCGACCACGTAGTCGACCTCGGCCCCGAAGGTGGCGAGGCCGGCGGCGACGTGGTGGCAGCGGGGACGCCCGAGGAGGTCGCGCGAACCGAGGAGAGCCACACCGGTCGGTACCTGCGTGATCTGCTACCCGACGTGGAGCTCGACGGACCGCGTGCCGATCGGGAGGAGGCGGCTGCCCCCGCAGCGGACGACGACTGA
- a CDS encoding DUF502 domain-containing protein, with amino-acid sequence MFFRGVAIIVPVIVTVFLISVALSYIGRALGPFVDLLEYVGLIDTFRQVELVRFLIDIGIYEYVVDFLAELIALVILLGIVLAVGSVGHNRYGERVIEVLDMAIASIPGIGTVYKSFRRMGDVMLTTEDENFQDVKLVQCLDEDMYVIGFQTSAAPEAVEDATDHEDMMTLFVPMAPNHVTGGFLTCVPTDRVYDVDMTIEDGVKSILTSGVATGKGAAQRDQLTLDNVRNVAQVDRIQDAFAGQQTAAVSPDDPTAVREERADEEPPNEERGAVDDADEELDELD; translated from the coding sequence GTGTTCTTCCGGGGCGTCGCGATCATCGTCCCGGTCATCGTCACGGTCTTTCTGATCAGCGTCGCGCTGTCGTACATCGGCCGGGCGCTCGGACCGTTCGTCGACCTCCTCGAGTACGTCGGATTGATCGACACCTTCCGGCAGGTCGAGCTGGTCAGGTTCCTGATCGACATCGGGATCTACGAGTACGTCGTCGACTTCCTCGCGGAGCTGATCGCGCTGGTGATCCTCCTGGGGATCGTCCTCGCCGTCGGCTCGGTCGGGCACAACCGGTACGGCGAGCGCGTGATCGAGGTGCTGGACATGGCGATCGCGTCGATCCCCGGGATCGGGACCGTCTACAAGAGCTTCCGGCGGATGGGCGACGTGATGCTGACGACGGAGGACGAGAACTTCCAGGACGTCAAGCTCGTCCAGTGCCTGGACGAAGACATGTACGTGATCGGCTTTCAGACCAGTGCCGCGCCCGAGGCCGTCGAGGACGCGACCGATCACGAGGACATGATGACGCTGTTCGTGCCGATGGCGCCCAATCACGTGACCGGCGGCTTCCTCACCTGCGTTCCGACCGATCGCGTCTACGACGTCGACATGACGATCGAGGACGGCGTCAAGAGCATCCTGACGAGCGGCGTCGCGACCGGGAAGGGCGCGGCACAGCGGGACCAGCTGACGCTCGACAACGTTCGCAACGTCGCACAGGTCGATCGGATTCAGGACGCCTTCGCCGGTCAGCAGACCGCGGCGGTCTCACCCGATGATCCGACTGCCGTGCGTGAGGAGCGGGCTGACGAGGAGCCCCCGAACGAGGAGCGAGGAGCAGTGGACGACGCCGACGAAGAGCTCGACGAACTCGACTGA
- a CDS encoding transcriptional regulator has translation MTDAERTTRERIAERLREGPATASDLAEHFTIPTDVAIDHVRHVAATLDGTDEQVVVAPPECRDCGFDGFDDPANRPSRCPECKSESLEEPTFAIESL, from the coding sequence ATGACCGACGCCGAGCGGACGACGCGCGAGCGGATCGCGGAGCGGCTCCGGGAGGGCCCTGCGACTGCGAGCGACCTCGCGGAGCACTTCACGATCCCGACCGACGTCGCGATCGACCACGTTCGACACGTCGCCGCGACGCTCGACGGTACCGACGAGCAGGTCGTCGTGGCGCCGCCGGAGTGCCGGGACTGCGGGTTCGACGGGTTCGACGACCCCGCGAATCGGCCCTCGCGGTGTCCGGAGTGCAAGAGCGAGTCGCTCGAGGAGCCGACGTTCGCGATCGAGAGCCTCTAG